AGCCCTCGGCACAGGCATCATAGAAGGCTTGGAGGCCCGGGAAAGAAATTCCGTTTTCTCGCAAAGCGTCACCCTCTGGAGCGTCTTGATATTGCTTAAAGTAGGCCAGCATATTATCCTCAAAGTTATCAAAGTCCTGCCAGACTTGCCATGAGATGCCGGCATCTTCAAGGTACTCCGGCATAGTCTTCCAGACAAACGGAAAACAATTGTTTCCAGGAGAGTCACAGCCAGGACTAGCACGGTTGGATAGAATATTGCCGCCCTGGCCATCGGGATTGGTATAGGAGCCTGCAGTATTGACAGTTCCGCTCATCCACATGACGCGGTTGGGATCGGTAAGACCGAGGATACTCTGATAGGAATTATCCATAACTGTCCAACCTTCAGCAATATCCCAGTGCGTGGGCACATCCTCGCGTTTATAGTAGCCCATGCTGTAGTCTGTGTCATGTATCGCCCACCCGTCGCCTCGACCGTTATTGTAAGAGCCGTGCATGGCTTCCCAGCTATTTATTCCTCCTCCCATGCACTGCGTGGCTTCTCTCCAGTCGCCGCCAAGATAGTTGATGTGCCACGGTGACAAGTAGTCGACCCCGGCCTTGGGTTGTCTCATCGATCTGTAGTTGCAGCGATTAGACGAGGAACAGGAAATGGACTGGGACCTTCTCACTGTCTCCAGACGGGAGTGCCATCGTTGACTTGTACATTGGGGTCACCAAAGTTGCGAACCCCGGCCATGGTGCCAAAATACTGGGCATAGTCTCAGCAGCAAGCTCTCGAGTCTTCAGTGTAACAGACCTGTGGTGAGGACATACGTGGTCGAAAGACCTGTTCTCCTGCATAAACAGGATGATGTGTTTAATGTCTTTGAGTGAATCGGCCTGAACAGTGACGGCCGAAGCCATCAGCGTCAAGCCGAGCGTTGAATGCCACATGGTGAAGCGAAACGACCACTCGCAGTTTTCTGATCGTCAGAGGCGTCGCCGTAATGCTGCTCACAGAAATGATCTGTGAAGGGACAGCGAGTTACACGTTGACTCAAAGTTCCACTGAAATTTCATGTTATTCCTGCACGCCATTTTGAAACTTCAAACCGGCTGGGACACCGACAGGATGAGACGAGGAAACAACTCCGGAATAGCCTTTTGTACATCGTCATGAACTCGGCAAGTCTTACCGCCATGATGGGCTCTTTTCCTCTTCCCCGAAAATAAGACTGGCAAAATTGGCGGCTTTGGGTTTTCCAACAATGGAGTCGGTGAGCACTTACTTTAGCAACTCCACGCAGATGCATCTGTGAGCAACACGTGTGTTATTATAATACAATCTCAGAAGTCATTGTCCAAACTGATTTTCTGTCGCAGACGGTCTCAATGCGTTGAGAAGGCACGTTGTTGCATTCTCCTGTGAAGGAGTGGCCGGGCTCCTTTAAAAAGCCTCGACGCGACTGTCCATCCGTGGTGATGCGAGTAAATTCCACACTAAATCATAATAATCTTTTCGAATTCCAGTTCCTTCTTCATATTGACCTGCGGCTTGGAATACAGGGGTTGCCCGGAGATCCTCCCGGAAATACCCAACAGGTCTCGGCCACTCCGGTCCGCCATTGGCCATGTGTACTGGTTGTTTCAGATATTTGATAGCCATCAGAGTCCATGTAGCAATGGATAGCTGGGATTGTTCCTGGTTGTACATTACAATTGCATTGGTGATACTCCGTGTCTCCAAGGTTCCTCGCGTGTATCCTCCCTTGCAGATACTTAAAAGCCGCCATGTACATTCTCCTTTACTTCTCTTACCAGCCACGTTTGGCATAAAATTCAAGACCTAGTCCTTCGAGAGTTGCAAGTCAACCGCCAGACATGGTCAACATTGCGCCCAGGAGCCCATGGCGTGTGCTGACGGGGGTTTCTTTGACGGTATTCACCTTTACTGGCTTAACTCTGTTCTTCGTCATTGTTTTAAAGCATCTCGACGTTGGTTTTTTGACAAATTCCCGACAATTAGCAGCAACTAGCCATGGTACGGACGGCAACTTGTCTCACTACGGAGAACTTGAGGATGATTCATTCGCGCTGCATCCGGAGCAACACGTCTTTCGCGCGCCACACACAATCCGTTTGGGCTGGAATATCACCAGAGAAGCACGCAGGCCGGACGGAGTACTTAAGGATGTGTACCTCATCAACGGTCCGTACATTTTCATTGCCTCTTGGTTTCCCTTGCTCCTGAGTTGAGTCCTGGCCGCGCTGACCGTGGACAGGCCAGTTTCCGGGCCCGACCATAGAAGCAAGATCGGGCGATACAATCGAAGTGACTGTTGCCAATGGGATCGCCCATGACACTCATGATGGCATTGCAGTCCACTGGCATGGCCTACTGATGAAAGGTGAGCCTGCCCCTTGTTTGACCATGCCTCGACCACTTACACTGTCAATAggcttcaacgacatggaTGGGGTCGTCGGGGTAACTCAATGCAGCATCTCTCCGGGCCAGTCATATACTTACAAGTTTGAAATTCACAAAGAGCAACATGGCACGTTTTGGTATCATGCGCACTCGGCCGTCAAACGGGCGGATGGCTTGTACGGCGGGCTAGTGGTACACAAGCCGGCAGACAGCAGGGCAGTTCAAAGCGACGCTTCTCTCTATGGATATGAGAGCGAGAAGATGTTGCTTATTGGCGATTGGTACCATTTGCCGGCTGATAGAGTGCTTGCCGAATACAAGGATTTTCGAAATTTCGCCTACGAGGTTAGCAGATCCATGCCCCCCTACCTGGTCGGCAGCCTTTTCACAACTTGATTACAGCCTGTGCCAGATTCATTATTGATCAATGGTGCTGGTTCCTACAACTGTAGCAATGCGAGGCCAGGGAAACCAGTCGACTGCGTCGAGACAGACGCTCCTGAAGTCAAGGTTCCTGGTAACAAGGCTGTCCGGTTACGCATAGTCAACACGGGTGCTTCAGCTGGTTATTCGCTGCAGCTCGAGGGCGCAAGTTTTCAGCTCATAACAGTTGATGGTGGCACAGCCGTATCGAGATCTACACCGCAATCGTCTACACTTGGTGTTCTCTATCCGGGGGAGCGTATGGATGTGTTATTACTGTCCGACGAAGCATCGCCTAATAGGAACAAACCTCACAATTCAACTATGAAGATAATACTTGATCTAGAGTGAGATTCaccccttcttcttccttctgtCCAAGTTTGTTTCTGCTAACTCTCATCCATCTCACCAGATTAATGCAACTAATGAATCCGGCGCTCACCCGGATGCAATCATTTTCTCTTTCATGGATACCGTCCGCAAAGACAGaacatcaacggcaaggcAACCCTCCCAAGGTTGATATCTACAATATTCAAAATGCCGAGGGGCTTCTCATACCCGAGGATGCACCCCTTCGAAAAAACCCAGTCGAAGTCGCTTTGCTATATACTAGCTTGAGCATCAATTCCTTCAAGAACGATGAACCGTGGGGTGAGCTCAATCACACATCGTGGACGTGGAAAGACCCCCAAGCAAGACCTCTACTGGCAATTGATAGAACTGAGTGGGAAAATGGTACGGAGCAGGCGAATCCCCTCCGAACGTTTCGCGTTCCTCGATATGAAGCCGGCGAAGACCGTTGGTTCGACTTGGTGGTGAACAATGTCGATGACAAGGGCCACCCATTCCACTTGGTAAGTATTCAGCCGAGCATTTATGAAGATGCGTACTAATCCAAGTTAGCATGGGTACGAATATTATGTTCTAAGTTCACGGCAGGGTGAACTTGGCCGTCCGTACAATCCGTTTGAAGGCGACCACAGCGCGCACCGTGTGAACACAAACACGGCGCTCAAAAAAGATACCGTCTATATAAAACCACGAGGTTATGTCATTTTGCGATTTCCGCTAGATAATTCTGGCCTATGGCTCATTCACTGCCACGTTTTATGGCATCAGGCGGTGGGTATGGGCGTTGTTCTTCAGGTTGGCAATATATCCCAGACAAGCGCGCATAAAGCAGAGAAATCTTGCCAAAAGTAAATAcaagttataaattaatatacaGTTGAAGTTATTATCTTTGTTCTCCTATATTGTAACTACTTTGTCATAAAGTAGCCGCTATGATCCTCCGCTACTAACATTGAGGATTGGAGTCGTTCTTGGTATTCACTCTATCTAGGAATTTGAGCCCTTTCGTTAGATCTCAAAGTTATGATGCTTTCGCCAGCAATGTAGGATTCTGCTCTGCTAATTGCTCGGCCCCGGACTTTGCTGATGCTGCCCTTTGCACCACCGATCTAAGAGCAAGGGGTGACGTCGACGGTAGTATTTTATCACAGCAGAGTTTTTTTGGATGCCAGGATGGATGTAGAGCTGAGCTCGAGGGCCATTGGGAACTGTTGGCGGCTGGCTGCTCGGCTTTGAGGTGACGCAAGACATGATGAGATCTCAGAGTACAGTTGGGCGGTTGGCAGACGCCCAGAGTGCTCAGTGGACCGCGCCTGCCAGATCAGCGTGCGGGGTATCACTAAGTAGGCAACAACCAGCCAATAGTCTGGCACTCCGTGCTATTGACATGTAACTATTTTGGGAACCAGCACTGAGGATTCCACACAGGGGCTGCTGATTTTTAATGGAATCGACGGCGAGCGGCCAATCATCTTACACCATTCCGCAACCAGGTTGACAAGTAGATCTCGGATATTATTTCGCCAAGTAGGATCTTAACGGGGCAAGCTcgggcatcggcatcggctgAGGTGCGCACCGTCGTCTCCCGATAGCCTCATTGCAACTGTTTACCAAACAATCCTCCTACAGGCTAGTATCGTGGGTTTGCCCGGATCTGCCGGTACCTCGGCAGTTTCAGGCGGGACCATGACTCCTGCTCCACTTTGAGACGAACTGCAGGTGAATCCTCCCGGAACCTGTCAATCCTGCCCAGTTAGTTGCACGTAGTTGCAGAAACTCACCAAGCCAATAGGAGTTGTTGAATCGTCGACTAGTGCCAGCCGGCCGAAAACAGACGCCCAACCCCCCAATCCCTTGAAGCACAACTCGTCTGGAGTTCACACAAGAAACACAAACCGTTTCTCGTGATCTGCGACTAGGGACCCCAGATTGGCAGTCTGTCTACATTATGTCCGGTAAACGCCCGGACATGCCAATACCGCCCTTCTATGCCGGTAGTTTTGTCAGCGGAGGAAAACACACATGGTCCACAGCAAGCGCGGATTAGTTTGGATGAAGGAAGAGACGAAAATATGCTGGCATTCTCTCCGCCAAAGCTCCCAGAGACAAAAGAAGTCGGTAGTGCTGCTGAATTCAAGGCATCGTTGAGCTTTCATGCCTTGACCTCTTGTAGCGGCCTCTGTAGGTCTCATAAAAAGGGTCAAGTTCATCTGTAAGCTATTTTTGCCCGCTATCGGCAGTTCATGAAGCAACTAGTGGCCTCACGCAACACATCGCGATGCCGACATAACCGGCGACCACAATTTACGTGACATTCATAACCAACCAGTTGACTTGCGTAACCATACACCATTACTACGCAAGATCCGAACCAGTGCAAGAAGTCGCCGTCCTGGGCCACTGTTACAGATTCCCATCAATGTTGTAGAAGACATCGCTTCTGTTTTGTCTACCAATCAATTGTCTTGTTGTCGGGGTTAGTGTGTTTAAGAACTAAAACCATCGAAACACCTCCGCAGGCGGCAACCAAGAATAGCTGTGCCGATCATCCGTATACCCAAGTTTCCAGCAATGGAAGAGATCTCGGCAGGacaaattaataatataaatagaGTAGAGGATCGCCAGTAAAGACTTGCGTTTCTAAGATATTCTCATCAGTTCATTCTTAGTTCCGATATCTGTTCTGCCTCTTTTAATCTGTCATCAAAACTCTTTGCTACACCTTTTTCTTCAACATAATTGCATCAGGATGCATTCTTCAACCATTTACGTAGCCCTGGCGGCCTTTACTTCCACTCTTGTCGAAGCCCACGGCAAGATTAGCGTTGCTGTAAGCTTTTGCATAATCCTGCAAACAAGCAACTCATTTCTGATAACCTTGTCCAGACAGGCGATGCGGGCGGCAACACCACAGCCCTTGGTATCATGGGCGGTGTTGTGCCGGGGCAAGGCCCTAACCGGCAAACCGAGCCCGATACGACCATTTTCCGCTCTAGAAATGCGGCTTCTGATGGCCTGGGCCGAaccaaaggcaatggcgCGAATACCCTTGAAGCTATGAGTCGCGTTGTCGCCATGTCTGGCTCGACTCTCCCCCAGGTTAGCAGCAATGGCGGGTACATTTCTGCGACTTACCATATTGTGACTACCGTATGTAAATATTCCCACATACTTTATGGAGTCGTAATGCGTATTGACATCGTCACCAGGATGGGGCTGGCCCCGTGAGagccatcattgatcctTCGGGAACCGGTCAGTTTTCGCAGGGCACCGAGGCAGAAGTGATGACACAGGTTCCGGGAAGAAACGGAAATATTGCCCCTGGTCCAAAGAGCAATAACCGCCCACAGAACGGccaaggtggtggtggcggcggcttgaTTGGCAAT
The DNA window shown above is from Metarhizium brunneum chromosome 1, complete sequence and carries:
- the ASO gene encoding L-ascorbate oxidase; the protein is MVNIAPRSPWRVLTGVSLTVFTFTGLTLFFVIVLKHLDVGFLTNSRQLAATSHGTDGNLSHYGELEDDSFALHPEQHVFRAPHTIRLGWNITREARRPDGVLKDVYLINGQFPGPTIEARSGDTIEVTVANGIAHDTHDGIAVHWHGLLMKGFNDMDGVVGVTQCSISPGQSYTYKFEIHKEQHGTFWYHAHSAVKRADGLYGGLVVHKPADSRAVQSDASLYGYESEKMLLIGDWYHLPADRVLAEYKDFRNFAYEPVPDSLLINGAGSYNCSNARPGKPVDCVETDAPEVKVPGNKAVRLRIVNTGASAGYSLQLEGASFQLITVDGGTAVSRSTPQSSTLGVLYPGERMDVLLLSDEASPNRNKPHNSTMKIILDLELMQLMNPALTRMQSFSLSWIPSAKTEHQRQGNPPKVDIYNIQNAEGLLIPEDAPLRKNPVEVALLYTSLSINSFKNDEPWGELNHTSWTWKDPQARPLLAIDRTEWENGTEQANPLRTFRVPRYEAGEDRWFDLVVNNVDDKGHPFHLHGYEYYVLSSRQGELGRPYNPFEGDHSAHRVNTNTALKKDTVYIKPRGYVILRFPLDNSGLWLIHCHVLWHQAVGMGVVLQVGNISQTSAHKAEKSCQK